In the genome of Streptomyces sp. NBC_00433, the window AGAGCGCGCACAGGAAGGTCAGCAGCGCGCTCAGTACCAGGAGGGGGAGGGAGATGCCGTCGACGCCGAGGTGGAGGTGGATCCTCAGCGCGGGGATCCAGTTGAGGTCGGTGCTTGCCTGCATCCTCGCCGGGTGGTCGTGGTCGAAGCCGGCCGCGAGGACGACGGAGAGGATCAGGACGGCGCCGGTCACGGTCACCCCGTGCCGCAGCACCGCCTGGTCGGGGCCGCGGCCGCGCAGACCGGGCGGCGGCGGGAGCAGGGCGCCGGCCGAGCCGAGCAGCGGCAGCACCACGATCGCCGCGAGGACGTACTGGAGGGCGGTGTCGTTCACTGGTTCTCAGCCTCCGACGGCGACGAGGACGGCGAGCACCACGGCGCCGGCCAGCAGCGCGCTGAGGTAGGTCTGGACGTTTCCGTTCTGGGCCCTGCGGACGGCCGCGCCGAGCAGGCGCGGGGTGCCGCCGGCGGCGCGGACGTAGGTCTCGATGACCTCGCGGTCCAGGAAGCGGACCAGGCTCGCGGCGGCGAGCACCGGGCGGACGAAGAGCGCGCTGTAGACGGCGTCGAGGCGGAAGCCGTGGGCGGCGAGCGGGTGCAGCGGGCCGAGCAGCAGCCGGCCCGGGTCGCCGGGGTCGTCGGCGGCGGCGATGTCGCCGTAGATCTCCTCGTGGGTGGCCGTCGCCTCGGCCTCGACGAGGGCGGGCTCCGCGTCGGGGTCGGCGGTGACCACCGCTCCCACGGGTACGGCCTTGCGGGTCGCGGTGGTCGCGGACCAGGCGCCGTAGGTGATCAGTACGCCCACGAGGGCGAGTCCGGTTCCGAGGACGGAGGTGACCAGGGTCGGGCCGAGCGGGGCGCCGCCGAACCAGTCGGGCAGCTCGCGGTAGGTGAGGCCGCCGAAGGCCAGGGTGGGGATGGCGAGCACCCACAGCACGCTGGTCATCACGACGGGCTGCCTGCCGTGGTCGGCGACGTCGGGGCCGCTGCCGCGGAAAGCCAGCAGGAAGAGCCGGGTGGCGTAGCCGGCGGTGAGCAGGGCCGCGGCCAGTCCCGCGACGAGCACGGTCCAGCCGACCGCCGACGGCACGTGCGCGGTGTCGCCCGCTGAGGCGTGCTCGGCGGCCCGCAGCACCGACTCCTTGGAGAAGAAGCCGGACAGCGGGGGGAGGGCGGCGAGCGCGGCGAGCGCCAGGCCCATCGTCCACATGGCGTCGGGGACGCGTTTGCCGAGCGAGCCCATCCGGGACATCGCGGTGAGCGAGTTGGTGCCCGCCGCGTGGATGACGACGCCCGCGCCCAGGAAGAGCAGGGCCTTGAAGGCACCGTGCGAGAGGAGGTGGAAGACGGCGGCGTCGCGGTCGCCGACGGCCAGCGCGCCGGCCATGTAGCCGAGCTGGCCGATCGTGGAGTAGGCCAGCACGCGTTTGATGTCGTCCTGCGCGAGGGCGGCGAGCCCGGAGCCGACCATCGTCACGGCGGCCATCGCGGCGAGCACGGCCAGTGCGGCGGCCGACGCGGTGAAGACCGGCAGCAGCCTGGCGACCAGGTAGATGCCGGCGGCGACCATGGTGGCCGCGTGGATCAGCGCGGACACCGGGGTGGGGCCGGCCATGGCGTCGGGCAGCCAGGTGTGCAGCGGGAATTGCGCGGACTTGCCGGCGACTCCGGCGAGCAGCAGCAGCGCGACCACGGTGGGGTGGTGCAGCTGCCCGTGCGAGGCGGCGTCGAGGATGCCGGTGATACGGAAGGTGTGCGCGTCGGCGGCGAGCGCGAACACCCCGATCAGGAAGGGGACGTCGCCGAGCTTGGTGACCAGGAAGGCCTTGATCGAGGCGGCGCGGGCGGCCTCGGTCTCCCAGTAGTGCCCGACCAGGAAGTAGGAGCAGATGCCCATCACCTCCCAGCCGACCAGCAGCACCATCAGGTCGCCGGTGTAGACGACCAGCAGCATCGCGGAGGTGAAGAGCGAGACCAGGGCGGCGTAGGAGGGGTAGCGCGGGTCGTCGCGCAGATAGGAGACGGAGTAGAGCTGCACGCAGGTCGCGACCAGGCCGACCAGGACGGCGACCAGGACCGAGAAGCCGTCCAGGTGCAGGGCCAGGTCGATCGGCACGGACCCGGTGACGGTCAGCCGGTGCGCGCCGTCGGTGGGGGCGCCGGTGCCCTGTCGGGCGGCGGTGATCGCGGCGAGCACGAAGGAGGCCGCGACGGGCAGCACGGCCAGCGGGCGGACGAAGCCGGGTGAGCGCCGGCCGAGCAGCAGTCCGGCGGCCGCGCCCAGGAAGGGCAGGAGGGGTACGAGCGCGGCAAGGGCGATCAGGGTCACGCGGTGGCCTCGGCCTTCTCGTCGTCGGCCGCCGGTGCGGGGGTGGCACCGGTTGCGTCGGGTCCCTGCGGTGCCTCCGGGCCGTGCGGTTCCGCGAGGCCGGTGAGCCGGTCGATGTCGGAGCTGCCGCGCTGGCGGAAGACGAGCAGCACGATCGCCAGGCCGAGGCCGATCTCGGCGGCGGCGATGGTGATGGTGAAGAGGGTCAGCGCCTGGCCGGCGTGCAGGGTGTCGCGCAGCC includes:
- a CDS encoding NADH-quinone oxidoreductase subunit L, yielding MTLIALAALVPLLPFLGAAAGLLLGRRSPGFVRPLAVLPVAASFVLAAITAARQGTGAPTDGAHRLTVTGSVPIDLALHLDGFSVLVAVLVGLVATCVQLYSVSYLRDDPRYPSYAALVSLFTSAMLLVVYTGDLMVLLVGWEVMGICSYFLVGHYWETEAARAASIKAFLVTKLGDVPFLIGVFALAADAHTFRITGILDAASHGQLHHPTVVALLLLAGVAGKSAQFPLHTWLPDAMAGPTPVSALIHAATMVAAGIYLVARLLPVFTASAAALAVLAAMAAVTMVGSGLAALAQDDIKRVLAYSTIGQLGYMAGALAVGDRDAAVFHLLSHGAFKALLFLGAGVVIHAAGTNSLTAMSRMGSLGKRVPDAMWTMGLALAALAALPPLSGFFSKESVLRAAEHASAGDTAHVPSAVGWTVLVAGLAAALLTAGYATRLFLLAFRGSGPDVADHGRQPVVMTSVLWVLAIPTLAFGGLTYRELPDWFGGAPLGPTLVTSVLGTGLALVGVLITYGAWSATTATRKAVPVGAVVTADPDAEPALVEAEATATHEEIYGDIAAADDPGDPGRLLLGPLHPLAAHGFRLDAVYSALFVRPVLAAASLVRFLDREVIETYVRAAGGTPRLLGAAVRRAQNGNVQTYLSALLAGAVVLAVLVAVGG
- the nuoK gene encoding NADH-quinone oxidoreductase subunit NuoK, encoding MHLAYPAVLAVLLFCVGLYGVLARRNAILVLMSVELMLNAVNLNLVAFDVWLRDTLHAGQALTLFTITIAAAEIGLGLAIVLLVFRQRGSSDIDRLTGLAEPHGPEAPQGPDATGATPAPAADDEKAEATA